A stretch of Paenibacillus mucilaginosus 3016 DNA encodes these proteins:
- a CDS encoding sensor domain-containing protein, which yields MKSGFIQNGYFLLFTFVTGFFYFCFYMVALSFSLSLSFTVIGIPLVTRVLRTTTTFIQFERTQTKLYTDITTEPYESKVTTGASVWAQSKLELTDRRNWYAVFWLMRKFLIGLVSLVCAAVIYVTPLACLLAPVLYRHVKMNFIFMEVDTFAESLLFMAVGVVLAAISSKLADGLAKKIGGYTRSMIRELNR from the coding sequence ATGAAATCAGGTTTCATCCAGAATGGTTATTTTTTATTGTTCACTTTCGTTACAGGATTTTTTTACTTTTGCTTTTACATGGTGGCTTTGTCGTTCAGTTTAAGTCTTTCATTTACAGTAATCGGCATTCCCCTGGTTACACGCGTATTGCGAACGACTACAACGTTCATCCAATTCGAACGGACGCAGACAAAATTGTATACCGATATAACGACAGAGCCTTACGAGAGTAAAGTAACAACAGGTGCATCGGTCTGGGCTCAATCCAAATTAGAACTTACGGACCGCCGCAACTGGTACGCCGTCTTTTGGTTAATGCGAAAATTTCTGATTGGACTCGTTAGTCTCGTCTGTGCGGCCGTAATCTATGTAACCCCCCTTGCTTGCCTGTTGGCACCAGTGTTGTATCGGCACGTCAAGATGAATTTCATTTTCATGGAGGTCGACACGTTTGCGGAATCCCTTCTTTTCATGGCCGTGGGAGTGGTGCTTGCAGCAATAAGCTCCAAGCTGGCTGATGGTTTGGCGAAAAAAATCGGAGGTTACACACGCAGCATGATTAGGGAGCTAAACCGGTAG
- a CDS encoding spore germination protein: MPSIVGNVKVDSVGPSSTVHIGDAVCIILSSASKNYGGANSFSPGDSYGSVSNNQNNRVVTYDPDVVDNSG, from the coding sequence ATGCCGTCCATTGTGGGGAATGTCAAAGTCGACAGCGTCGGACCCAGCTCTACGGTACACATCGGAGATGCCGTGTGCATCATCTTGTCGAGTGCGTCCAAAAATTACGGGGGAGCGAATTCCTTCTCTCCTGGAGACAGCTACGGCAGCGTCAGCAACAACCAGAATAACCGGGTAGTGACGTATGATCCCGATGTCGTCGATAACAGCGGCTAA
- a CDS encoding amino acid permease, whose protein sequence is MVATNGELQKKLLPRHISMMAMGGAIGTGIFKGSAETVSLAGPGVVLAYVFAGLLLLVVMGAIAEMAIVYPNTNIKGFVLKAFGSRASFVIGWLYCLLWLAVCVIEVVVAGSFLQYWLPQIPIWLLSLGCTAFLIGVNLMNVKHYGEFEFWFAGLKIAMIIVFIVLGGCILFGVIPSGQTDYWSNFTEHGGFFPNGVASIFSALLIVMFSFGGSELIGVSVTEAKDAERVLPKVIKNFVWRIILFYTLPILVICGLIPWNELSDQSSPFVQVLSISGLQGSAHVMNFILIIAVLSAANSGIYGCTRMLHSLAAEGEAPRAFAKVSDKGVPVYSLALTAAALVSGSMIAYVAQDQVFGLLMAFPGFVVSLVWIAICLAQLKLRRSYPTNPSFKIWAFPYITLFTTAALGIIALLFVLDEGNRISITASLVVLAALTVISIFKFKRT, encoded by the coding sequence ATCGTGGCAACGAATGGAGAACTTCAAAAGAAGCTGCTGCCCAGGCACATCAGCATGATGGCCATGGGCGGCGCGATCGGCACCGGCATCTTCAAGGGCAGTGCCGAAACCGTTTCCCTCGCCGGACCGGGTGTGGTCCTGGCTTATGTATTTGCTGGCCTGCTGCTGCTTGTGGTCATGGGAGCGATTGCCGAGATGGCGATCGTCTATCCGAACACCAATATCAAGGGCTTTGTCCTCAAGGCCTTCGGCAGCCGCGCCTCGTTTGTCATCGGTTGGCTCTACTGTCTGCTCTGGCTGGCGGTATGCGTGATTGAAGTGGTCGTGGCGGGGAGCTTCCTGCAGTACTGGCTCCCGCAGATTCCGATCTGGCTGCTCAGCCTCGGCTGTACCGCATTCCTCATCGGAGTGAACCTGATGAATGTCAAGCATTACGGTGAATTCGAATTCTGGTTCGCCGGCCTCAAGATTGCGATGATCATCGTGTTCATCGTTCTGGGCGGCTGCATCCTGTTCGGCGTCATTCCAAGCGGCCAAACCGACTATTGGAGCAACTTCACAGAGCACGGCGGCTTCTTCCCGAACGGGGTGGCGTCGATCTTCTCCGCTCTGCTGATCGTGATGTTCTCCTTCGGCGGCTCGGAGCTCATCGGCGTGTCGGTCACGGAAGCCAAGGATGCGGAGCGCGTCCTGCCGAAGGTCATCAAGAACTTTGTCTGGAGAATCATCCTGTTCTATACGCTTCCGATCCTGGTGATCTGCGGTCTGATTCCTTGGAATGAGCTCAGTGACCAATCGAGCCCCTTCGTCCAGGTGCTGTCGATCTCCGGCCTGCAGGGGTCGGCCCATGTCATGAACTTCATCCTGATCATCGCCGTCCTGTCGGCGGCGAACTCCGGCATCTACGGCTGTACACGGATGCTGCATTCCCTGGCTGCCGAAGGGGAGGCGCCGCGCGCCTTCGCGAAGGTATCGGACAAGGGCGTGCCGGTCTACAGCCTGGCCCTCACCGCGGCGGCCCTGGTCTCCGGCTCCATGATCGCTTACGTGGCGCAGGACCAGGTCTTCGGGCTGCTGATGGCCTTCCCGGGCTTTGTCGTATCGCTCGTCTGGATCGCGATCTGCCTGGCCCAGCTCAAGCTGCGCCGTTCGTATCCGACGAATCCGAGCTTCAAAATCTGGGCTTTCCCGTATATCACCCTATTCACTACGGCGGCTCTTGGCATCATTGCCCTGCTCTTCGTACTGGACGAAGGCAACCGCATCAGTATCACGGCCTCGCTTGTCGTGCTTGCGGCATTGACCGTTATTTCCATCTTCAAGTTCAAGCGGACGTAG
- a CDS encoding response regulator transcription factor, producing the protein MLQILIVDDEAIERDGIKFLIRKFGLELAVLEAENGEEALEVLAAHPVDILFTDIKMPFMDGLELCRSARERYAGLRIIIYSAYGEFEYAQQAIRYGIHSYVLKPIDVQEFTAVLTGAMELCRQEKALEAQQITLREGYHKGLVYEKEKLLLDLIGGRADGEVLEALSQAGVALSGRLVRMILVHFEGRFFGRNDAAFQEDIRETVREDWELLHLNESQCLLLVLTSGEQLALSEAEEGVGERLRRRLLEGYGQPCTVVVGRPETPEGLKDEYERMEGLLENQFFYKEGTVFYTDRAQAGRPLPADALTKLLDRLYWHLEAKDDYGFRRGMGLFFETVRRSGQHSVIYTKYLCMELTRKALQTAGREAELEWSHYVEGLFSCRSLEELEFSVQKALDLIPIEDTHAGGAVHTKKVIKDVVGLIEDNYMHDISLSWIAEQVHLTQTYLSYLFSREKGQPLIKYITGLRMQKAAELLRETHLTVAQISERAGYTSDSYFGKIFKNHYGVSPAKYREMSS; encoded by the coding sequence ATGCTGCAGATCCTGATCGTGGACGACGAAGCGATAGAGCGGGACGGCATCAAGTTCCTCATCCGCAAGTTCGGGCTGGAGCTGGCGGTACTGGAGGCGGAGAACGGCGAAGAGGCGCTGGAGGTGCTCGCCGCCCATCCGGTGGATATTCTGTTCACGGATATCAAGATGCCGTTCATGGACGGGCTGGAGCTGTGCCGGAGCGCCAGGGAGCGATACGCCGGGCTTCGGATCATCATTTACAGCGCCTACGGGGAGTTCGAATATGCCCAGCAGGCGATCCGCTACGGCATTCATTCCTACGTGCTGAAGCCGATCGACGTGCAGGAGTTTACGGCTGTCCTGACGGGCGCAATGGAGCTGTGCCGGCAGGAGAAGGCATTGGAGGCGCAGCAGATTACGCTCAGGGAGGGCTACCATAAAGGGCTCGTCTATGAGAAGGAAAAGCTGCTGCTCGACCTGATCGGCGGCCGGGCGGACGGTGAAGTGCTGGAGGCCTTGTCGCAGGCGGGCGTCGCACTCAGTGGGCGGCTGGTACGGATGATCCTCGTCCACTTCGAGGGCCGTTTTTTTGGCCGCAACGATGCGGCCTTCCAGGAAGACATCCGCGAGACGGTGAGGGAAGACTGGGAGCTCCTCCACTTGAATGAGAGCCAGTGCCTGCTGCTCGTTCTGACCTCCGGGGAGCAGTTGGCCTTGAGCGAGGCGGAGGAGGGGGTCGGGGAGCGGCTGCGGCGCAGGCTGCTTGAGGGGTACGGGCAGCCGTGTACGGTCGTTGTCGGCAGGCCGGAGACGCCCGAAGGTCTCAAGGACGAGTACGAGCGGATGGAGGGGCTGCTAGAGAACCAGTTCTTTTACAAAGAAGGCACCGTGTTCTACACCGATCGGGCACAGGCGGGGCGGCCGCTCCCGGCGGATGCCCTGACGAAGCTGCTTGACCGGCTGTACTGGCATCTGGAGGCGAAGGATGACTACGGGTTCCGCCGCGGCATGGGGCTGTTCTTCGAGACGGTCCGCCGAAGCGGGCAGCACTCGGTGATCTATACGAAGTATCTGTGCATGGAGCTGACCCGGAAGGCGCTGCAGACTGCAGGCAGGGAGGCTGAGCTGGAGTGGTCCCACTATGTCGAGGGGCTCTTCTCCTGCCGCTCCCTGGAGGAGCTGGAATTCAGCGTGCAGAAGGCGCTGGACTTGATCCCTATAGAAGACACCCATGCGGGCGGTGCCGTTCACACGAAGAAGGTCATCAAAGATGTCGTGGGGCTGATTGAGGACAACTACATGCACGATATCTCCCTGAGCTGGATTGCCGAGCAGGTGCACCTCACGCAGACCTACCTCAGCTACCTGTTCAGCCGGGAGAAGGGTCAGCCCTTGATCAAATACATCACGGGGCTGCGCATGCAGAAGGCGGCAGAGCTGCTGCGCGAGACCCATCTGACGGTGGCGCAGATCAGCGAGCGGGCGGGATATACGAGCGATTCGTACTTCGGCAAAATCTTCAAGAACCACTACGGCGTCTCCCCGGCCAAGTACAGGGAGATGAGCTCCTGA
- a CDS encoding sensor histidine kinase — MGMNRLLHYFQNLRFKQKLFSSYLVVCIIPLIVLGAFSYYQASRFLLQQAEQNLDESIGGLAEGLDFRTRQFEAVINSVTQNIVFKQIFVHHNGNITGLYRDYVDPFFSNILDFNPDLLQISVFTDNPDILRGNYILPLELIHGMQWSRSLKQDGTQWMGYNGKVFATRLFADNDRGTNTASSAVLFLSLDEDSLFQGLREIQADAYHVSIRDGEGRTVTSRSAAMPEDFQPPAVLAADGPASGYLTVGQTEYLYLRKEIPGAGWELLYCTPKDAIAVDARSIVGATALIIAVCLLILVFLIRMFSNTFVNRITKLNTTMMLVENGNLKVEVSSPSRDEIGQLTNRFGRMLNNINTLIEEVYQSKITQKEAELKALQTQINPHFLYNTLSIINWKALQADAMEISEITTNVSKFYRTVLNKGRNIIRVRHELENARAYMQIQLVMHSHSFDFLCEVEEQVLEFDTINLIFQPILENALEHGIDRIRKGERRGRIAMHGFLEGDRVTFTIEDNGPGMDAETAREVLIASSKGYGLKNVNDRLQLRFGAAYGLSLQSLPGQGTKVTVTFPRYIEGVSLPEEG, encoded by the coding sequence ATGGGGATGAACCGGCTCCTCCATTATTTTCAGAACCTGAGGTTCAAACAGAAGCTGTTCAGCTCCTATCTGGTCGTCTGCATCATCCCGCTGATCGTGCTAGGGGCCTTCTCGTACTACCAGGCGAGCCGCTTCCTTCTCCAGCAGGCCGAGCAGAACCTCGACGAATCGATCGGCGGTCTGGCCGAAGGCTTGGACTTCCGGACACGGCAGTTCGAAGCGGTGATCAACTCGGTGACCCAGAATATCGTATTCAAGCAGATCTTCGTCCACCATAACGGGAACATCACGGGACTGTACCGCGATTATGTCGATCCGTTCTTCAGCAACATTCTAGACTTCAACCCGGATCTGCTCCAGATCTCCGTCTTCACGGATAATCCCGATATTCTTCGGGGGAACTACATTCTGCCGTTGGAGCTTATTCACGGGATGCAGTGGTCCCGCAGCCTGAAACAGGACGGTACGCAGTGGATGGGGTATAACGGCAAGGTGTTCGCTACCCGTCTGTTCGCGGACAACGACAGGGGGACGAATACGGCCTCTTCGGCTGTGCTGTTCCTCAGTCTCGACGAGGACAGCCTGTTCCAGGGGCTCCGTGAGATTCAGGCGGATGCCTACCATGTCAGCATCCGGGACGGGGAGGGCCGGACCGTCACCTCCCGGAGCGCCGCCATGCCGGAGGACTTCCAGCCGCCTGCCGTGCTTGCAGCGGACGGGCCTGCCAGCGGCTACCTGACCGTAGGGCAGACGGAGTACCTGTACCTCCGCAAGGAGATCCCGGGCGCCGGCTGGGAGCTGCTCTACTGCACGCCGAAGGATGCCATTGCCGTCGATGCCCGCAGTATCGTCGGGGCCACGGCGCTGATCATTGCGGTATGCCTCCTCATCCTGGTGTTCCTCATCCGGATGTTCTCGAACACCTTCGTGAACCGGATCACGAAGCTGAACACGACGATGATGCTGGTCGAGAACGGGAACCTGAAGGTCGAGGTCTCGAGTCCTTCGCGCGATGAGATCGGGCAGCTCACCAACCGGTTCGGCCGGATGCTGAACAATATCAACACCCTGATCGAAGAAGTGTACCAGAGCAAAATTACGCAGAAGGAAGCCGAGCTGAAGGCGCTGCAGACGCAGATCAATCCCCATTTTCTCTACAACACCCTGTCCATTATCAACTGGAAAGCCCTGCAGGCTGACGCGATGGAGATCAGCGAGATCACGACGAACGTATCGAAGTTCTACCGCACGGTACTCAACAAGGGCCGGAATATCATCCGGGTGCGGCACGAGCTCGAGAACGCCAGGGCCTATATGCAGATCCAGCTCGTCATGCACAGCCACAGCTTCGACTTCCTCTGCGAGGTGGAGGAGCAGGTGCTGGAGTTCGATACGATCAACCTGATCTTCCAGCCCATCCTCGAAAATGCGCTCGAGCACGGTATCGACCGGATCCGCAAAGGGGAGCGCCGGGGCCGGATCGCCATGCACGGGTTCCTGGAGGGGGACCGGGTGACCTTCACCATCGAGGATAACGGGCCGGGCATGGATGCGGAGACGGCACGGGAGGTGCTGATCGCCAGCTCCAAAGGCTACGGCCTCAAGAACGTCAATGACCGCCTGCAGCTCCGCTTCGGCGCAGCCTATGGATTAAGCTTGCAAAGCTTACCGGGGCAGGGGACGAAGGTGACCGTTACCTTTCCCCGGTATATCGAAGGAGTGTCCCTTCCGGAAGAAGGGTAG
- a CDS encoding ABC transporter permease — protein sequence MDNKGIPLGKLLRRDKALILMFLPIFLYYFIFCYLPMPGILIAFKNYTPGQGIFGGDWVGFKWLLQFVNSRYFWRLLRNTFLLAFYPLVIGFGVPILFAICVVELKNGLFKRFAQTVTYLPHFISTVVIAGMIINFLSPTDGIVNTLLASLGMERINFMMAPEWFRTIFTASGIWQSFGFSSIIYIAAIMGIDQEMYESGRIDGVNKFQEVWHLTLPSLKPTIVILLLLSIGSIMSVNFEKVYLLYNGATYETADVISTYVYRQGIESQNFGFATAVGLFNSVISFALVFFANRLSRRVNDMSLW from the coding sequence TTGGACAATAAAGGAATTCCCCTCGGGAAGCTGCTCCGAAGGGATAAAGCACTGATTCTGATGTTTTTGCCGATATTCCTGTACTACTTCATCTTCTGCTATCTGCCGATGCCGGGCATTCTCATCGCCTTCAAGAATTACACACCGGGCCAGGGCATCTTCGGCGGGGACTGGGTCGGGTTCAAGTGGCTGCTCCAGTTTGTGAACTCGCGGTACTTCTGGAGGCTGCTGCGCAATACGTTCCTGCTGGCCTTTTATCCGCTGGTGATCGGCTTCGGGGTCCCGATCCTGTTCGCGATCTGCGTGGTCGAGCTGAAGAACGGCCTGTTCAAGCGGTTCGCGCAGACCGTGACGTACCTTCCGCACTTCATCTCGACGGTGGTGATCGCCGGGATGATCATCAACTTCCTGTCGCCGACGGACGGCATCGTCAATACCCTGCTCGCCAGCCTCGGGATGGAGCGGATCAACTTCATGATGGCCCCCGAGTGGTTCCGCACGATCTTCACGGCTTCGGGCATCTGGCAGAGCTTCGGCTTCTCCTCGATCATCTACATTGCGGCGATCATGGGCATCGACCAGGAGATGTACGAATCCGGGCGGATCGACGGCGTGAACAAGTTCCAGGAGGTCTGGCATCTGACGCTGCCCAGCCTGAAGCCGACGATCGTCATTCTGCTGCTGCTGTCCATCGGGAGCATCATGAGCGTGAATTTCGAGAAGGTGTATCTGCTCTACAACGGGGCGACTTACGAGACGGCGGATGTGATCTCGACCTATGTCTACCGGCAGGGCATCGAATCGCAGAATTTCGGTTTTGCTACGGCGGTGGGCTTGTTCAACTCGGTAATATCGTTCGCATTGGTCTTCTTCGCCAACCGGTTGAGCCGGCGGGTGAACGATATGTCGCTGTGGTAG
- a CDS encoding carbohydrate ABC transporter permease: protein MQKSRIDQSFYVLVYALTLLAVVITLYPFLYVVSVSLSSVEAIDKKLVTLFPVDFSLSGYRMVLQYPDLWRAYYNTIWYTVVGTVFNIVATCLAAYPLSRKRFFLRRKLNFYIAFTMYFSGGLIPLYMVITELGLYNTRWAMVLPVLVSTFNVMILRSAFENIPNEIFESASMDGAREFTLLFRLAIPLTKPTLAVLTLYYAVAHWNDFFNALLYLGKQELQPLQIFLRRVLIMASPEVLQKMGGETAATSLAVSTLQVRYVAIVVSILPIITIYPFIQKYFVKGITLGAVKG from the coding sequence ATGCAAAAATCACGGATCGATCAAAGCTTCTACGTATTGGTGTATGCGCTCACACTTCTGGCGGTCGTCATCACCTTGTATCCGTTCCTGTACGTGGTCAGTGTCTCGCTGAGCTCGGTGGAGGCGATCGACAAGAAGCTCGTCACGCTATTTCCGGTCGACTTCAGCCTGAGCGGCTACCGGATGGTGCTGCAGTATCCGGATTTGTGGAGGGCCTACTACAACACGATCTGGTATACGGTGGTGGGTACGGTGTTCAACATTGTAGCGACGTGCCTGGCTGCGTATCCGCTCTCCAGGAAACGGTTTTTCCTGAGGCGCAAGCTCAATTTCTATATCGCGTTCACGATGTACTTCTCGGGCGGGCTCATCCCGCTCTACATGGTGATCACCGAGCTTGGGTTGTACAACACGCGGTGGGCGATGGTGCTGCCGGTGCTGGTGAGCACGTTCAACGTCATGATCCTGCGCTCGGCCTTCGAGAATATTCCGAATGAGATCTTCGAAAGCGCCAGCATGGACGGGGCCCGGGAATTCACGCTTCTGTTCCGGCTTGCGATTCCCCTGACGAAGCCGACGCTTGCGGTGCTCACGCTGTATTATGCGGTCGCCCACTGGAACGATTTCTTCAACGCGCTGCTGTATCTGGGCAAGCAGGAGCTGCAGCCGCTGCAGATTTTCCTGCGGCGGGTGCTCATCATGGCGTCGCCGGAGGTGCTGCAGAAGATGGGCGGGGAGACGGCGGCCACGTCGCTGGCCGTCTCGACGCTGCAGGTGCGGTATGTGGCGATTGTCGTGAGCATTCTGCCGATCATCACGATTTATCCGTTTATCCAGAAGTATTTTGTAAAGGGGATTACGCTGGGGGCGGTCAAAGGGTAG